Proteins encoded within one genomic window of Synechococcus sp. PCC 7335:
- a CDS encoding four-carbon acid sugar kinase family protein: protein MAEDTTNQDQPKIIVLDDDPTGSQTVHSCLLLLKWDVETLLTGLEDESPIFFVLTNTRSLTPETAAAVTAEVCDNLKQALTKTNTTNFLLVSRSDSTLRGHYPVETDVIAEHLGPFDAHFLTPTFFEAGRVTVEGTHYIESNGQRVPTHDTEFAKDSVFGYSTSYLPDYVEEKTKGRIPASEVEQFTLKDIRRGSLDRLLMLKGNRCVAVDGETQSDLDKFAKDLLAAAAQGKKFLFRSAASLLTSLANLPPQPTAPEQMYQLTHSLAGAVVVGSHVKKTTRQLEALLDAPNTVGVEVDVLQLRDNPDTGHQQLLSSLLKEIEDAHAQGKTPVIYTSRTELTFDNPQTRLAFGDEISALLVEVVQALPRDIGFLISKGGITSNNTLSKGLELTSAKLLGQVIPGVSVVITPADHPEFVDLPVVVFPGNVGDDSALALAYKRLANIK from the coding sequence ATGGCAGAAGATACAACGAATCAAGATCAGCCAAAGATAATTGTTCTAGATGACGATCCGACGGGTTCGCAGACGGTGCACAGCTGTCTGCTGCTGCTGAAGTGGGATGTGGAAACGCTGCTAACGGGATTAGAGGATGAGTCGCCGATCTTCTTTGTGCTGACGAATACGCGATCGCTCACGCCAGAAACCGCTGCTGCTGTCACGGCCGAGGTTTGTGACAATCTCAAGCAGGCCCTTACTAAAACCAACACCACTAATTTCCTACTGGTTAGTCGATCAGACTCTACCTTACGGGGACATTATCCAGTCGAAACCGACGTTATTGCAGAGCATCTAGGCCCCTTTGATGCACACTTTCTTACACCGACTTTCTTCGAAGCGGGTAGAGTAACTGTAGAGGGTACTCACTATATTGAGTCCAATGGTCAGCGGGTTCCTACCCATGATACAGAATTTGCTAAAGACTCTGTGTTTGGCTATAGCACTAGCTACCTACCCGACTATGTAGAAGAAAAAACAAAGGGTAGAATACCGGCTAGTGAAGTAGAGCAGTTCACCTTAAAAGATATTCGTCGGGGCAGCTTAGATAGACTGCTCATGCTGAAAGGAAATCGATGCGTGGCAGTCGATGGAGAAACGCAAAGCGACTTAGATAAATTCGCTAAAGATCTACTTGCCGCTGCTGCTCAAGGCAAAAAGTTTTTGTTCCGTAGTGCCGCTAGTCTGCTGACCTCTCTGGCGAATTTACCCCCGCAGCCTACTGCGCCTGAACAGATGTATCAGCTCACCCATTCCTTAGCGGGCGCAGTTGTCGTCGGCTCTCATGTCAAAAAAACAACTCGTCAGCTAGAGGCCCTTCTAGATGCGCCCAATACGGTAGGTGTAGAAGTGGATGTGTTACAGCTAAGAGATAATCCAGATACGGGACACCAGCAGCTGTTGAGTTCTCTTCTTAAAGAGATAGAAGACGCTCACGCTCAAGGTAAGACGCCCGTTATCTACACTAGCCGAACAGAGCTGACTTTTGATAATCCGCAGACTCGGCTGGCCTTCGGCGATGAAATTTCAGCCCTACTTGTGGAGGTAGTTCAGGCTTTGCCAAGGGATATTGGCTTTTTAATTAGTAAAGGTGGGATCACTTCAAATAACACGCTGAGCAAAGGTCTAGAGTTGACCTCTGCTAAACTACTTGGGCAAGTAATTCCAGGTGTGTCTGTGGTGATAACGCCTGCGGACCATCCTGAGTTTGTTGATTTGCCAGTTGTTGTTTTTCCTGGCAATGTAGGTGATGATTCTGCTTTAGCGCTAGCTTACAAACGATTGGCTAACATAAAATAG
- a CDS encoding TIGR03960 family B12-binding radical SAM protein translates to MLPAFTPISFSETVTDLLKADISRPARYLGNERGAIHKSWSTAAVRWVLTYPEIYEVGASNLGHIILYSILNAQPRQLCDRAYLPAPDLTQKLRDRQIPLFAVESRRSLTDFDILGFSLSYELGATNILEMLSLAQIPLTWKERDRLQSDGQWNVADGSWPLIFAGGGTATSNPEPYADFFDFIALGDGEELLPEVGLVLEEGKAAGLSREEILLDLAQVPGVYVPRFYDMVTDGSVHPNRPDVPNRILRRVAPPMPEYSIGLVPYVETVHDRLTVEIRRGCTRGCRFCQPGMLTRPARDVPPEQVIDTIEKGMRETGYNEFSLLSLSCSDYLALPAVGLEIKNRLQNDNINLSLPSQRVDRFDENIANIVGGLRQTGLTFAPEAGTQRMRDIINKGLTNEELLRGVKTAYEQGWERVKLYFMIGLPGETDVDVLGVAETVRWLRRECFIKGRRALKFNITISNLTPKPHTPFQWHSVSTEEFRRKQALLKSELDAIRGVKANFTDVRISAMENFVGRGDRRLSLVVRRAWELGAGMDAWWESLENAFGAWTQAIAEAGLDWQYRQVESGEWNLDENIATTEGKGQDVSDAMLAVLEKPLPWDHIDTGIEKSWLQDDLKRALEAAVVPDCSFEGCSHCGICGPDFGHNIVVPPLEIPQFVGHFRPNQDRAQRIRIQAGKLGDIALIGHLDFARLMDRAIRRAALPIAFTGGFHPGPRISLANALPLGITSTGEIIDFELTERVDPAEFQARLQAQLPVDVPLYAVEEVSLQMPSATKSLALAEYLLAISVEAVDNLNDPANWQMWIAQVLGAEEIMQTKTTKSGKTKQVNLRSHLYELEIVEPALLTSLPNSAQQKLTATGQVTVRYVGSCRNDGTLLRPKGIVTMMESVSAQSLVLGHIHRSQLILNLPVLSKPI, encoded by the coding sequence GTGCTTCCTGCATTCACCCCTATATCGTTCTCTGAGACTGTCACTGATCTACTCAAAGCTGATATTTCTCGTCCGGCTAGGTACTTGGGCAATGAACGAGGCGCTATCCATAAGTCTTGGTCTACGGCGGCGGTGCGATGGGTACTGACCTATCCAGAGATATATGAAGTAGGCGCGTCCAATCTAGGTCACATTATTCTGTACAGCATCTTGAATGCTCAGCCTCGGCAGCTCTGCGATCGCGCCTACCTTCCAGCACCAGATCTCACTCAGAAGCTGCGCGATCGCCAGATTCCACTGTTTGCTGTAGAATCTCGCCGCTCTCTCACAGATTTCGACATTCTCGGCTTTAGTCTCAGCTACGAGCTAGGCGCTACTAACATCCTTGAGATGCTTTCTCTAGCTCAAATACCGCTGACTTGGAAAGAGCGCGATCGCCTGCAATCCGATGGTCAGTGGAATGTAGCAGATGGTAGCTGGCCATTGATCTTTGCGGGCGGAGGAACGGCCACATCTAACCCCGAACCGTATGCCGATTTCTTTGATTTTATCGCCCTGGGCGATGGCGAAGAGCTATTGCCAGAAGTAGGGCTAGTGCTAGAAGAAGGCAAGGCTGCAGGACTTAGTCGTGAGGAGATTCTACTAGACTTAGCGCAGGTCCCGGGTGTCTATGTGCCTCGGTTTTACGACATGGTAACAGATGGCTCAGTGCATCCCAACCGACCGGATGTTCCTAATAGAATACTGCGCCGGGTCGCACCGCCGATGCCAGAGTATTCTATTGGGCTAGTTCCCTACGTAGAAACGGTTCATGATCGCCTAACGGTAGAGATTCGTCGGGGCTGCACTCGGGGCTGTCGCTTTTGTCAGCCCGGGATGCTGACCCGTCCGGCTAGAGACGTTCCGCCAGAGCAGGTCATCGATACCATCGAGAAAGGCATGCGCGAGACCGGGTATAACGAGTTCTCGCTACTATCTTTGAGCTGTTCGGACTACCTAGCGCTGCCTGCAGTCGGTTTGGAGATCAAGAATCGACTGCAGAATGACAATATCAACCTGTCGTTGCCCAGTCAGCGGGTTGACCGGTTTGACGAGAATATTGCCAATATCGTAGGCGGCCTGCGACAGACAGGACTGACCTTTGCGCCAGAAGCTGGTACACAGCGAATGCGCGATATTATCAATAAGGGGCTGACCAATGAGGAGCTGCTGCGCGGTGTAAAGACTGCCTACGAGCAGGGCTGGGAGCGCGTAAAGCTGTACTTTATGATTGGCTTACCAGGCGAGACGGACGTAGACGTGCTGGGTGTTGCCGAGACGGTACGATGGCTGCGTCGAGAGTGCTTTATTAAAGGCCGTCGGGCGCTAAAGTTCAATATCACGATCTCTAATCTAACTCCAAAGCCGCATACGCCGTTTCAGTGGCACTCGGTATCGACAGAAGAATTTAGGCGTAAGCAGGCGTTGCTAAAATCTGAGCTGGACGCTATTCGGGGTGTAAAGGCAAACTTTACCGACGTACGCATCTCGGCAATGGAGAATTTTGTGGGTCGCGGCGATCGCCGGCTCTCCTTAGTCGTTCGCCGGGCCTGGGAGCTAGGCGCTGGAATGGATGCCTGGTGGGAGAGTTTGGAGAATGCTTTCGGCGCTTGGACGCAGGCCATTGCAGAGGCAGGCCTAGACTGGCAGTATCGTCAGGTCGAAAGTGGCGAATGGAACCTAGATGAAAACATCGCCACGACAGAGGGTAAAGGTCAAGATGTCAGCGACGCGATGCTGGCCGTTCTTGAAAAACCGTTGCCATGGGATCATATCGATACTGGCATTGAGAAATCCTGGCTACAAGACGATCTCAAGCGGGCACTAGAAGCTGCGGTAGTTCCAGACTGCTCTTTTGAAGGCTGTTCTCATTGCGGTATCTGCGGTCCTGATTTTGGTCATAATATCGTCGTCCCTCCCCTAGAAATTCCGCAGTTCGTTGGTCATTTCCGGCCCAATCAGGACAGAGCCCAGCGGATTAGAATTCAAGCGGGCAAGCTAGGGGACATAGCGTTGATCGGCCATCTAGATTTTGCGCGGCTGATGGACCGGGCGATTCGGCGAGCTGCCTTGCCGATTGCGTTCACTGGTGGCTTTCATCCGGGGCCCCGCATTTCTTTAGCAAATGCACTGCCTTTGGGAATAACTAGCACAGGCGAGATCATTGATTTCGAACTGACAGAGCGAGTGGACCCAGCTGAATTTCAAGCGCGGCTACAGGCGCAGCTGCCTGTGGACGTGCCATTGTACGCAGTAGAGGAGGTTTCGTTACAGATGCCCTCTGCAACCAAAAGCTTAGCCCTGGCGGAATACTTACTCGCGATATCGGTTGAAGCGGTAGACAATTTGAATGACCCAGCAAACTGGCAAATGTGGATAGCACAAGTGCTAGGAGCTGAGGAAATTATGCAGACAAAGACAACTAAATCAGGAAAGACCAAGCAGGTAAATTTGCGATCGCATCTCTACGAGCTTGAAATTGTAGAACCTGCTTTGCTGACATCATTACCAAACAGCGCTCAACAGAAACTAACGGCTACTGGTCAGGTTACTGTGCGCTACGTAGGCAGCTGTCGAAACGACGGCACTTTACTACGCCCGAAAGGAATTGTCACGATGATGGAGTCGGTGAGTGCTCAGTCCTTGGTCCTTGGTCATATTCACCGATCTCAGCTGATCTTGAACCTACCAGTTTTATCTAAACCTATCTAG
- a CDS encoding STAS domain-containing protein — MSSLNSPVTVICPTGVLNAESALSLQQQLTDAMALDHASELVVDMSKVESMDNAGLVSLMAALNEAKPFYDRLSIYSAPPSIRIVLELTQLDRLFTMVDQEPVPMAA; from the coding sequence ATGTCCAGCCTGAATAGCCCTGTTACGGTTATCTGCCCAACTGGTGTACTTAATGCGGAGAGTGCACTTAGTTTGCAGCAACAGTTGACTGATGCAATGGCCTTAGATCATGCCAGCGAATTAGTTGTGGATATGAGTAAGGTAGAGTCAATGGATAATGCCGGACTCGTTTCGCTAATGGCTGCTCTTAACGAAGCTAAGCCTTTCTACGACCGTTTAAGTATCTACTCTGCGCCTCCTTCTATTCGCATTGTTCTAGAACTCACTCAGCTCGATCGTCTCTTTACCATGGTTGATCAAGAACCTGTACCTATGGCGGCATAG
- the clpS gene encoding ATP-dependent Clp protease adapter ClpS gives MSTSISTIEKPSVSTVRKIAPRYRVLLHNDDFNSMEYVVEALIETVPSLTAPQAIDIMMQTHNTGIGLVIVCEMEHAEFYCEGLKGKGLTSTIEPEE, from the coding sequence ATGTCTACTTCTATTAGCACAATCGAAAAACCGTCGGTTTCAACTGTTCGTAAAATTGCCCCTCGTTACCGGGTGCTTTTGCACAACGACGATTTCAACAGCATGGAGTATGTGGTAGAGGCCTTGATTGAAACAGTCCCTTCGCTCACCGCACCTCAAGCGATAGATATTATGATGCAGACGCACAATACGGGGATCGGTCTAGTGATCGTCTGCGAGATGGAACATGCTGAGTTTTACTGTGAGGGACTCAAGGGTAAGGGGTTGACCAGTACGATCGAACCTGAAGAATAG
- a CDS encoding CPBP family intramembrane glutamic endopeptidase encodes MAGLRVIALLEGKVENWAKKRDAWLRIGFFLFVLGLVWLPFGAVVYLPNSWLWGSDTAEIAVLALLYIGFLLGLSPWGRRIHAWQHPFQRCGLIIQAQTGRDLLVALAIGVLGVFGLFGIETLLGWAVPSSPSPRLVRFIFEGLGMALLVGFAEEMLFRGWVLAELEKDYSSSSALWMSALFFAATHFIKPWTEIMRTLPQFLGLVLLGMALVWARRSPTGVKGQQTTRLGYPIGLHAGLIWGYYIVNVGGLSEYTNRVPEWITGIDRNPLAGLMGLILLGLIAREFAKTAKEDTA; translated from the coding sequence GTGGCTGGGTTGCGTGTGATCGCGCTTCTAGAGGGCAAAGTAGAAAATTGGGCGAAGAAAAGGGATGCGTGGCTACGTATTGGCTTTTTTCTTTTTGTACTAGGGTTAGTTTGGTTGCCTTTCGGCGCCGTTGTTTATCTCCCTAATAGCTGGCTATGGGGATCAGATACTGCTGAGATTGCGGTCCTAGCACTGCTATATATCGGCTTTTTGCTGGGTCTGTCTCCTTGGGGCAGGCGCATTCATGCTTGGCAGCATCCATTTCAGCGCTGCGGTCTAATCATTCAGGCACAAACTGGTCGCGATTTGCTGGTGGCTTTGGCTATTGGAGTGCTGGGTGTCTTTGGTCTGTTCGGAATAGAGACGCTTTTGGGTTGGGCTGTGCCTAGCTCGCCCAGTCCACGACTAGTGAGATTTATTTTTGAAGGCCTAGGAATGGCGCTGCTAGTCGGTTTTGCAGAAGAGATGCTGTTTCGAGGGTGGGTACTCGCTGAGCTAGAGAAAGATTACAGCTCATCGAGTGCGCTGTGGATGAGTGCTCTTTTCTTTGCAGCGACGCATTTTATCAAGCCATGGACTGAGATTATGCGGACGCTTCCGCAGTTTTTGGGGTTGGTGTTATTGGGTATGGCTTTGGTATGGGCAAGGCGATCGCCCACGGGTGTCAAAGGGCAGCAGACAACTCGCTTAGGCTATCCAATCGGCCTACATGCTGGATTGATCTGGGGATACTACATCGTGAATGTGGGTGGTCTAAGCGAATATACAAACCGCGTCCCAGAATGGATCACAGGAATTGATCGCAACCCGCTTGCCGGGTTAATGGGTCTGATTTTACTGGGATTGATTGCTAGAGAGTTTGCTAAAACCGCCAAGGAAGACACAGCATAG